A genomic stretch from Peptococcus niger includes:
- a CDS encoding helix-turn-helix domain-containing protein, which translates to MSQTTSSTFTPSRQRGQHLKFEDRCSLKIFKKLNFSLRHIASELDCSPSTVLNELRRGTGERNGTCGRFPSYSAKRGQANYEINRSKCHKNHKVSKDNPFIIWVTQQVKSHKWSLDLVWAMPKSTDCLMKNIWFGKLQ; encoded by the coding sequence ATGAGTCAAACTACTTCTAGCACATTTACACCATCACGACAAAGAGGTCAGCACCTTAAATTTGAGGATAGATGCAGCCTTAAGATTTTCAAAAAGCTAAACTTTTCTCTTCGCCATATCGCTAGTGAACTCGACTGTTCCCCGTCAACTGTTCTAAATGAACTTAGACGTGGTACGGGTGAGCGTAACGGTACCTGTGGTCGATTTCCTTCGTATTCTGCTAAGCGTGGTCAGGCTAATTACGAGATTAATCGCAGTAAATGTCATAAGAATCACAAAGTCTCTAAGGATAATCCGTTTATTATTTGGGTGACGCAACAGGTTAAAAGTCACAAATGGTCGCTAGATCTTGTGTGGGCTATGCCAAAAAGCACCGATTGTTTGATGAAAAATATATGGTTTGGTAAATTGCAATAA
- a CDS encoding IS30 family transposase yields the protein KVFKTITVDNGSEFATFTEEETDETSVYFAHPYSSWERGQNERYNRIFRNYVPKRKSIEFYSGNDILSFADSMNDSPRRVLSYRTPNEMFEEQLDRIYALNF from the coding sequence GTAAAGTGTTCAAAACCATAACTGTTGACAACGGATCCGAATTTGCGACGTTTACAGAAGAAGAGACAGATGAAACAAGCGTATACTTTGCCCACCCATATTCATCATGGGAAAGAGGCCAAAATGAGCGCTATAACCGTATTTTTAGAAACTATGTACCAAAACGTAAATCCATAGAGTTTTACTCTGGAAACGATATTCTAAGCTTCGCAGACAGTATGAATGATTCGCCACGAAGGGTATTGAGTTATCGTACACCAAATGAAATGTTTGAAGAACAACTAGATAGAATTTATGCGCTAAATTTTTAG